A single genomic interval of Cucumis sativus cultivar 9930 chromosome 7, Cucumber_9930_V3, whole genome shotgun sequence harbors:
- the LOC101207315 gene encoding carotenoid 9,10(9',10')-cleavage dioxygenase 1 codes for MADQKQKLNGGLAGRSLVEVTPNPSNGLLSKATDLLEKLFVKLMFDSSKPQHYLSGNFAPVHDETPPITDLPVKGYLPECLNGEFVRVGPNPKFSPVAGYHWFDGDGMIHGLRIKDGKASYVSRYVQTSRLKQEEYFGASKFMKIGDLKGFFGLIMVNMQLLRAKLKVLDVSYGTGTGNTALIYHHGKLLALSEGDKPYVIKVLEDGDLQTLGLLDYDKRLKHTFTAHPKVDPVTGEMFTFGYSHSPPYVTYRVISKDGLMHDPVPITIPAPVMMHDFAITENYAIFMDLPLYFKPKEMVKENKLIFTFDATKKARFGVLPRYAKDDLLIRWFELPNCFIFHNANAWEEEDELVLITCRLENPDLDMVSGSVKEKLENFSNELYEMRFNLKSGLASQRKLSESAVDFPRVNESYTGRKQQYVYGTTLDSIAKVTGIAKFDLHAEPETGKTKIEVGGNVQGLYDLGPGRFGSEAIFVPRVPGTTSEEDDGYLILFVHDENTGKSAVNVVDAKTMSSEPVAVVELPHRVPYGFHAFFVTEEQLQEQGRL; via the exons ATGGCTGATCAGAAGCAGAAGCTCAACGGCGGCCTCGCCGGACGGTCCTTGGTGGAGGTGACTCCCAACCCAAGTAACGGCCTTCTATCCAAGGCCACCGATTTGTTGGAGAAGCTGTTTGTCAAGCTTATGTTTGATTCTTCCAAGCCTCAGCATTATCTTTCCGGTAATTTTGCTCCCGTTCATGATGAGACTCCTCCGATTACTGATCTCCCTGTTAAAGGTTATCTTCCG GAATGCTTAAATGGAGAGTTTGTTAGGGTGGGACCAAATCCGAAGTTTAGCCCAGTTGCTGGTTACCACTG GTTTGATGGAGATGG CATGATCCATGGATTGCGCATTAAAGATGGAAAAGCATCATATGTTTCCCGTTATGTGCAGACATCAAGACTTAAACAAGAAGAATATTTTGGAGCTTCTAAATTCATGAAG ATTGGTGATCTTAAAGGGTTCTTTGGGTTAATAATGGTTAACATGCAATTGCTGAGAGCAAAGTTAAAGGTGTTGGATGTTTCATATGGTACTGGGACAG GTAACACAGCTCTCATATATCACCATGGAAAGCTTCTAGCACTTTCGGAGGGAGATAAACCTT ATGTTATAAAAGTGTTGGAAGATGGAGATCTGCAGACGCTTGGTCTGCTGGATTATGACAAGAGATTAAAGCACACCTTCACTGCTCATCCAAAGGTTGATCCAGTCACTG GCGAAATGTTTACATTTGGCTATTCTCATTCACCACCATACGTTACATACAGAGTTATTTCCAAGGACGGTCTCATGCATGACCCCGTACCAATCACAATTCCAGCTCCTGTCATGATGCATGACTTCGCAATTACAGAAAATTATGCAATATTTATGGATCttcctttatattttaaacccAAG GAAATggtgaaagaaaataagttaattttcaCATTTGATGCTACAAAAAAAGCTAGGTTTGGTGTGCTACCAAGATATGCAAAAGATGACTTGCTTATCCGATGGTTTGAGCTTcctaattgttttatatttcataatg CTAATGCTtgggaggaagaagatgaactaGTTTTGATTACTTGCCGTCTTGAGAATCCCGACTTGGACATGGTCAGTGGGTCTGTTAAAGAGAAGCTCGAGAACTTCTCTAATGAGCT GTATGAGATGAGATTCAATCTTAAATCTGGTTTAGCTTCACAGAGGAAACTCTCAGAATCTGCTGTAGATTTTCCTAGAGTGAATGAATCCTACACTGGCAG GAAACAACAATATGTGTATGGCACTACGCTGGACAGCATTGCAAAAGTCACAGGGATCGCTAAATTTGATCTTCATGCTGAACCTGAAACTGGAAAGACGAAGATTGAAGTTGGAGGAAATGTTCAGGGCCTCTATGACCTTGGACCTGGTAGATTTGGTTCAGAAGCTATCTTTGTTCCCCGCGTACCTGGCACCACTTCAGAAGAAGATGATGGCTACTTGATATTATTCGTACATGATGAGAATACTGG AAAATCCGCAGTGAATGTTGTAGATGCAAAAACTATGTCATCTGAGCCTGTAGCAGTTGTTGAATTGCCACACAGAGTTCCATATGGGTTTCATGCCTTCTTTGTTACAGAG GAGCAACTTCAAGAACAAGGAAGGCTTTAA